One Phoenix dactylifera cultivar Barhee BC4 chromosome 14, palm_55x_up_171113_PBpolish2nd_filt_p, whole genome shotgun sequence DNA window includes the following coding sequences:
- the LOC120113110 gene encoding uncharacterized protein LOC120113110: MDDDRRPPSPEPSEQSVPPDTPRSAAGQAGLAGVYQLMAQVLQQQQMMQLAAMPPAGTCYERFRRLNPPTFEGGPDPMVAEAWIRKIEKMFRALLFPDEVKVRLATSMMKGNAEFWWTAMETAYAVDGLTWRDFKRLFYNQYFPDSVNQSKQNEFLALTQTDRMSVLEYANKFNELGRFCPQFMEEERSKVNRFEQGLS; encoded by the exons ATGGACGACGACAGGAGACCACCCTCCCCGGAGCCTAGTGAGCAGTCGGTTCCCCCAGATACTCCACGATCTGCAGCAGGTCAAGCAGGCCTTGCCGGGGTATATCAGCTTATGGCACAAGTGCTGCAACAGCAACAGATGATGCAGCTGGCCGCTATGCCACCGGCAGGCACCTGCTATGAGAGGTTTCGCCGACTAAACCCTCCGACCTTTGAGGGTGGGCCTGACCCTATGGTAGCAGAAGCATGGATCCGGAAAATAGAGAAGATGTTCCGAGCTCTTCTTTTCCCCGATGAGGTGAAGGTCCGGCTGGCGACCTCTATGATGAAGGGGAATGCCGAGTTCTGGTGGACGGCCATGGAGACAGCCTATGCTGTCGACGGACTTACATGGAGGGACTTCAAGAGGTTGTTTTACAACCAATATTTTCCGGATTCAGTCAACCAGTCTAAGCAGAATGAATTCTTGGCGCTAACCCAGACCGACCGGATGTCTGTTCTGGAGTATGCCAATAAATTCAACGAGCTGGGACGATtttgcccccagttcatggaggaggagagaagtaAGGTGAACCGGTTTGAACAGGGATTAAG TTAA